In Persicimonas caeni, a single window of DNA contains:
- a CDS encoding ExbD/TolR family protein, whose translation MAQRQHNKRRREQEQSSNLDLAPFMNMVVILIPMLLLSVIFVSAGVINVSTDLATGTHSAPNDGEEALELTVALSNAGFEVMAAKERLPAVDGCPAEGPTICLADTSVDVAGKFDEAKRLYDAGKPDAAKSVLDGAMQAYDFRGLYNQLAQLKKAHPEETRVVFTGEPDMPYAMLIRAMDVARFKLEKDNYRESTQFWAANERVQTGKTRALFSDPVLAIAQ comes from the coding sequence ATGGCTCAACGCCAGCACAACAAGCGCCGCCGCGAACAAGAACAATCGTCCAACTTGGATCTCGCCCCGTTCATGAACATGGTGGTCATTCTGATCCCGATGCTGCTCTTGTCGGTGATTTTCGTGAGCGCCGGGGTCATCAACGTGTCGACCGACTTGGCCACGGGAACGCACTCGGCGCCGAACGACGGCGAGGAGGCCCTCGAGCTCACAGTTGCGCTGTCGAACGCCGGCTTCGAGGTGATGGCCGCCAAGGAGCGGCTGCCTGCCGTCGACGGCTGCCCCGCGGAAGGGCCGACCATTTGCCTGGCCGATACCTCGGTCGATGTCGCCGGCAAATTCGACGAGGCCAAACGCCTGTACGACGCCGGCAAGCCCGACGCCGCCAAGAGCGTCCTCGACGGAGCGATGCAGGCCTACGACTTCCGCGGCCTCTACAACCAGTTGGCCCAGCTCAAAAAGGCTCACCCCGAAGAGACGCGCGTAGTCTTCACCGGCGAGCCGGACATGCCTTATGCGATGCTCATCCGGGCGATGGACGTTGCGCGCTTCAAGCTCGAAAAGGACAACTACCGCGAGTCAACCCAGTTCTGGGCAGCCAACGAAAGGGTTCAGACCGGCAAGACGCGCGCGCTGTTCAGCGATCCGGTCCTGGCCATCGCGCAATAG
- a CDS encoding response regulator has translation MQQDLSRRLVWVLGADTRGERLESVLAEVGAQCERFEHPEALWKRFEARRPDLVLGSTDSLAAPGALERFVETLRRRAEVPVPLVAVTADGSVEMRRRMFKAGIDDFVLEPVVPSELVARVGAQLRLNRTRPGPPSLPRQAASAVHNDGGSGPSLAATAAGAPVDDAALSVLVVDDEEIIHRVLRSAFERRGWTVTQANDGREALDRAAKRQFDLVVFDLNLPFKNGFELLGELGGAAAAKRPYMVVLSAEGQQESVVRAFELGADDFVSKPVNPDILVARIARLVRPAAGQ, from the coding sequence ATGCAGCAGGATCTGTCGCGACGACTCGTGTGGGTCTTGGGGGCGGACACGCGCGGGGAGCGACTCGAGTCGGTCCTCGCCGAGGTCGGCGCGCAATGCGAGCGGTTCGAGCACCCCGAGGCGCTGTGGAAGCGCTTCGAGGCGCGTCGGCCGGACTTGGTGCTCGGCAGCACCGACAGCTTGGCCGCGCCTGGCGCGCTCGAGCGATTTGTCGAGACGCTGCGCCGGCGCGCCGAGGTACCCGTGCCGCTGGTGGCGGTCACCGCCGATGGCAGCGTGGAGATGCGCCGGCGCATGTTCAAGGCGGGCATCGACGATTTCGTGCTCGAGCCGGTGGTGCCTTCGGAGTTGGTCGCACGGGTGGGCGCGCAATTGCGCCTGAACCGGACGCGGCCGGGCCCGCCGAGTCTGCCTCGGCAGGCCGCCTCGGCGGTGCACAACGACGGAGGCAGCGGGCCGAGCCTGGCCGCCACGGCCGCCGGCGCGCCCGTCGACGACGCGGCGTTGTCGGTGCTGGTGGTCGACGACGAGGAGATCATCCACCGCGTGTTGCGCTCGGCCTTCGAGCGCCGCGGCTGGACGGTCACCCAGGCCAACGACGGCCGCGAGGCCTTGGACCGGGCGGCCAAACGTCAATTCGATTTGGTGGTCTTTGATTTAAACCTTCCGTTCAAGAACGGATTCGAGTTGCTCGGCGAGCTCGGGGGAGCCGCCGCGGCCAAGCGACCCTACATGGTCGTGTTGAGCGCCGAAGGGCAACAGGAGTCGGTGGTGCGCGCTTTCGAGTTGGGCGCCGACGACTTCGTCAGTAAGCCGGTCAACCCGGACATTTTGGTGGCACGCATCGCGCGGCTGGTTCGCCCGGCCGCCGGTCAATAA
- a CDS encoding tetratricopeptide repeat protein, producing MRWILTITTIVLALAVPVQVFAEIGCATEARYLRMQKRFNEAEQTARKCIEDQPENADAYVELARSLAARERHQEALDWANKALSKYSDSADLKLLKARLLAWTDRAEEAQKLLGELPQQVYDRPDAMRLRGDVLLWGEQYTQAVKWYNRYDQKDPDNPIVLYKRAMAYKGMGRNSQALADLRKSCEIAPEATNACKARDSFAESAYPKLYTNVFYGYSRVINRLDGWRLRGAVGSELNENLTLMGTWEWMHRPFFDERESDWRFNGYGYYEFDMGLNFKGGGGFSPSPIFSPEWNAFVEPGWKFEHFKVSARFWHIQFPSEPNEVLNPNVELYFKPFMLEARYFLTFSEDDLSHSAFLRGFYFISNLTQVYVGGGLGDKSDYLEPRDLNADSHWLVTAGFRYMLTPNHRFMISVTQRNDQDSSEWETYDQTETLVGYEFRL from the coding sequence ATGCGTTGGATCCTGACAATCACCACGATCGTCTTGGCCCTTGCGGTACCCGTGCAGGTTTTCGCGGAGATCGGCTGTGCCACCGAAGCACGTTACTTGCGCATGCAAAAGCGCTTTAACGAGGCCGAGCAAACCGCGCGCAAGTGCATTGAAGACCAGCCCGAAAACGCCGACGCCTACGTCGAGCTCGCCCGGTCGCTGGCCGCACGCGAGCGACACCAAGAGGCGCTCGACTGGGCGAACAAGGCGCTGAGCAAGTACAGCGACAGCGCCGACTTGAAGTTGCTGAAGGCCCGCCTCTTGGCGTGGACCGACCGCGCCGAGGAGGCCCAAAAGCTTCTCGGCGAGCTGCCACAGCAGGTCTACGACCGCCCCGACGCCATGCGGCTTCGCGGCGACGTGCTCCTGTGGGGCGAGCAGTACACCCAGGCGGTCAAGTGGTACAACCGCTACGACCAGAAGGACCCCGACAACCCCATCGTGCTCTACAAGCGCGCGATGGCCTACAAGGGGATGGGGCGCAACTCCCAGGCGCTGGCCGACCTGCGCAAGTCGTGCGAGATCGCCCCGGAGGCGACCAACGCCTGCAAGGCGCGCGATTCCTTCGCCGAGAGCGCCTACCCGAAGCTGTATACGAACGTCTTCTACGGCTACAGCCGCGTTATCAACCGGCTCGACGGCTGGCGGCTGCGCGGAGCGGTGGGCAGTGAGCTCAACGAAAACCTGACGCTGATGGGCACCTGGGAGTGGATGCACAGGCCCTTTTTCGACGAGCGCGAGTCCGACTGGCGCTTCAACGGCTACGGCTACTACGAGTTCGACATGGGCCTGAACTTCAAGGGCGGCGGCGGCTTCAGCCCCAGCCCGATTTTCTCGCCGGAGTGGAACGCGTTTGTGGAGCCGGGATGGAAATTCGAGCACTTCAAGGTCAGCGCCCGCTTCTGGCATATCCAGTTTCCCAGCGAGCCCAACGAGGTGCTCAACCCCAACGTCGAGTTGTACTTCAAGCCGTTCATGCTCGAGGCGCGCTACTTCCTGACCTTCAGCGAAGACGACCTCTCGCACTCGGCGTTTCTGCGCGGATTCTACTTCATCTCCAACCTCACCCAGGTCTACGTGGGCGGCGGCCTGGGCGACAAGAGCGACTACCTGGAGCCGCGCGACCTCAACGCCGACTCCCACTGGCTGGTCACCGCCGGATTTCGCTACATGCTCACGCCCAACCACCGGTTCATGATCAGCGTGACGCAGAGAAACGACCAAGACTCGTCGGAGTGGGAGACCTACGACCAGACGGAGACGTTGGTGGGGTATGAGTTTCGGTTGTGA
- a CDS encoding peptide MFS transporter codes for MADASRAEERKQFLGHPAGLFVLFLTELWERFSFYGMRALLVLYMTQELLFGDDFSYGIYGAYGALVYATPIIGGLIADRLLGFKRAIVLGGVLMVFGHFAMAFDQSTLAWLLGSAATPLDDNMLQVALGGFEFTLDTTWFLYSALALLILGNGFFKPNISSLVGRLYDDEDADDAKRDGGFTIFYMGINIGAFLAPLTCGYLGETYGWHYGFGLAGVGMTLGLILFLYFQDLLYGMGEPEDPEKLEKNVLPGLKMSHAIYIGSFLAVPVVAFVVTAQGIMSLLLGVLGLVVLAGMLVVAFKSDRVQRDRIFVILVLILFTTTFWAFFEQAGSSLTLYAERNIDRMILGWEVPASWFQSVNPAYIILLAPVFAWMWQKLEKKNLEPSTPIKFSLGLIQLGLGFAVIVAGATFAGDDGLVPVVFLMLGYLLHTTGELSLSPVGLSKVTQLAPKKLVGAVMGAWFLSSSFAHYIAALFAKLASPPEGVDVKELGPADTLPIYTDVFQTIAIIAIVVGVVCAMMTPILKKWMHGVR; via the coding sequence ATGGCGGACGCGAGTCGAGCAGAAGAACGCAAACAATTCTTGGGCCACCCGGCCGGCCTTTTCGTGTTGTTTCTCACCGAGTTGTGGGAGCGATTCAGCTTTTACGGTATGCGGGCGCTTCTGGTTCTGTACATGACCCAGGAGTTGTTGTTCGGCGACGATTTCTCCTACGGCATCTACGGCGCTTACGGCGCGCTGGTGTACGCCACCCCTATCATCGGCGGGCTGATCGCCGACCGCCTGCTCGGCTTCAAGCGCGCCATCGTACTCGGCGGGGTGCTGATGGTCTTTGGCCACTTCGCCATGGCCTTCGACCAGTCGACGCTGGCCTGGCTTCTGGGCTCGGCGGCGACCCCGCTCGACGACAATATGCTGCAGGTGGCTCTGGGTGGCTTCGAGTTTACCCTCGACACCACCTGGTTTTTGTACTCGGCCTTGGCGCTGTTGATCCTCGGCAACGGCTTCTTCAAGCCCAATATCTCGAGCTTGGTCGGTCGGCTGTACGACGACGAGGACGCCGACGACGCCAAGCGCGACGGCGGCTTCACCATCTTCTACATGGGCATCAATATCGGCGCGTTTTTGGCGCCGTTGACCTGCGGTTATCTCGGCGAGACCTACGGCTGGCACTACGGCTTCGGGCTGGCCGGCGTCGGCATGACGCTCGGCCTGATCCTGTTCCTCTACTTTCAGGACTTGCTGTACGGCATGGGCGAGCCGGAGGATCCCGAGAAGCTCGAGAAGAACGTGCTTCCCGGCCTCAAGATGTCCCACGCCATCTATATCGGCTCGTTTTTGGCCGTGCCCGTGGTCGCCTTCGTGGTCACCGCCCAGGGGATCATGAGCTTGTTGCTGGGCGTGCTCGGCCTGGTCGTGCTCGCCGGGATGCTTGTGGTGGCGTTCAAGTCGGACAGGGTCCAGCGCGACCGCATCTTCGTCATCCTGGTGCTCATTTTGTTCACCACGACCTTCTGGGCATTCTTCGAGCAGGCCGGAAGCTCGCTGACGCTGTACGCCGAGCGCAATATCGACCGGATGATCTTGGGCTGGGAAGTCCCCGCCTCGTGGTTCCAGAGCGTCAACCCTGCCTACATCATCCTGCTCGCCCCGGTCTTTGCGTGGATGTGGCAGAAGCTCGAAAAGAAGAACCTCGAGCCGTCCACGCCGATCAAGTTCAGCCTCGGTCTCATCCAACTGGGGCTGGGTTTTGCGGTCATCGTCGCCGGCGCCACTTTCGCCGGCGATGACGGGCTGGTGCCGGTCGTCTTTTTGATGCTCGGCTACCTGTTGCACACCACCGGTGAGCTGTCGCTGTCTCCGGTCGGCCTCTCTAAGGTCACGCAACTGGCCCCCAAGAAGCTCGTCGGCGCGGTCATGGGCGCCTGGTTTTTGTCGAGTTCGTTCGCCCACTATATCGCCGCGCTCTTCGCCAAGCTGGCCAGCCCGCCCGAGGGCGTCGACGTCAAAGAACTCGGCCCGGCCGACACGCTGCCCATCTACACCGACGTGTTCCAGACGATCGCGATTATCGCCATCGTGGTCGGTGTGGTGTGCGCGATGATGACCCCGATCCTCAAAAAGTGGATGCACGGCGTGCGTTGA
- a CDS encoding glycosyltransferase family 2 protein, with protein MREWVDVFVLCYFIGLNGFYGLLIFFSIFEIARRKAAQLPELDASVLSQTSTPPISILAPAFNEEATIVDSVRAFLQLEYPQHQVIVINDGSTDATLERLKEEFDLEPVDLIVRRQLETEPVRQVYQSKKDARLYVVDKENGGKADALNVGINVSRYPLICCADADTIVTPKALLRMVEPYLYDPQGVVAVGGTVRLANGCKFKQGVLQEVGVPDSWVARFQIVEYLRGFLFGRMGLNRLGGNLIISGAFGLFSREAVVEVGGYESDSVGEDMELVVKLQRHVQQEDPPRQVVHISDPIAYTEAPESLELLSNQRDRWHRGMADAMWRHKSMFLNPKFGPVGTFVFPAYLMFELFGPIIEMFGYFWFVAGVSFGFVDVKFALLFLVVAFWLGALMSIQALVIDNWGFNLFKGVKPRLKLLAAAVLENLGYRQLTLWYRIRGLIKYLVGEKSWGKMTRKGFERHSDDEADDAGDDGDDKAPELEPAMLQADGGE; from the coding sequence ATGAGAGAATGGGTCGATGTTTTTGTTCTGTGCTATTTCATTGGGCTCAATGGCTTTTACGGCTTGTTGATCTTTTTCTCGATTTTCGAGATCGCGCGTCGAAAAGCCGCCCAATTACCCGAACTCGATGCGTCGGTGCTCTCGCAGACGAGTACGCCGCCGATCTCGATCTTGGCGCCTGCCTTCAACGAGGAGGCCACGATCGTCGACTCGGTGCGCGCGTTTCTGCAGCTCGAGTACCCGCAGCACCAGGTCATCGTCATCAACGACGGCAGCACCGACGCCACCCTCGAGCGGCTCAAAGAGGAGTTCGACCTCGAGCCGGTCGATTTGATCGTGCGCCGCCAGCTCGAGACCGAGCCGGTGCGCCAGGTCTACCAGTCCAAGAAGGACGCGCGCCTGTACGTGGTCGACAAGGAGAACGGCGGCAAGGCCGACGCGCTCAACGTGGGCATCAACGTGTCGCGCTATCCGCTGATTTGCTGCGCGGACGCCGACACCATCGTCACGCCCAAGGCGCTTTTGCGCATGGTCGAGCCGTATTTGTACGACCCGCAGGGCGTCGTCGCCGTGGGCGGCACGGTGCGCCTGGCCAACGGCTGCAAGTTCAAGCAGGGGGTCTTGCAGGAGGTCGGCGTGCCCGACTCCTGGGTCGCCCGCTTCCAAATTGTCGAGTACCTGCGCGGCTTTCTATTCGGCCGCATGGGACTCAACCGCCTGGGCGGCAACCTCATCATCTCGGGCGCCTTCGGGCTGTTTAGCCGCGAGGCGGTCGTCGAAGTCGGCGGCTACGAGTCCGACTCGGTCGGCGAGGACATGGAGCTTGTGGTCAAGCTGCAGCGCCACGTCCAACAAGAAGATCCGCCGCGCCAGGTCGTCCACATCTCCGACCCCATCGCCTACACCGAGGCTCCCGAGAGCCTCGAGCTTCTGAGCAACCAGCGCGACCGCTGGCACCGGGGCATGGCCGACGCGATGTGGCGGCACAAGTCGATGTTCCTGAACCCGAAATTCGGCCCTGTGGGAACGTTCGTGTTCCCCGCTTACCTGATGTTCGAGCTGTTCGGCCCGATCATCGAGATGTTCGGCTACTTCTGGTTCGTCGCCGGCGTGTCATTTGGCTTCGTCGACGTCAAATTCGCGCTCTTGTTCCTGGTCGTCGCCTTCTGGCTGGGCGCGCTGATGTCGATTCAGGCGCTGGTCATCGACAACTGGGGCTTCAACCTGTTCAAGGGCGTCAAGCCGCGGCTCAAATTGCTGGCCGCCGCCGTCCTCGAGAACCTGGGCTACCGCCAGCTGACGCTGTGGTACCGCATCCGCGGGCTCATCAAGTACCTGGTCGGCGAGAAGTCGTGGGGCAAGATGACCCGCAAGGGCTTCGAGCGCCACTCCGACGACGAGGCCGACGACGCAGGCGACGACGGCGACGACAAAGCGCCCGAGTTGGAGCCGGCGATGCTGCAGGCCGACGGAGGTGAGTAG
- a CDS encoding AbgT family transporter: MTQPSTSGELPKDGRMSRWLKRIADIGNRLPDPLTFFVLLALAVVAASIVFDGIAVDVVQRDGSTQTKAVESLLSVDGIRWMLLSAIDNFIGFAPLGPVLVVMLGIGVAERTGFITIGLRMLIQSVPKSLITSTLVFAGVMSSMAADAGYVVLVPLGAVLFAGLGRHPLAGLAAAFAGVSGGFSANLLITGLDPMLARLTDQAAHTIDPAYSVTAVSNYYFMVVSTVLVTVVGTWVTTKIVEPMLGDWSPKEAGGEVDTDAKEPTAKEKRAFMVSMATGAILAGAMSLLIAFPEAPLREAVGPDEPGVNMLAPFFEAIELLIMVLFLVPAIVYGVLTKKIKNDKDVAEMAGEAMGAMGVYIALAFVAGQFVAYFNHSNLGVVTAVKGAQFLEAMNFTGIPLLLSFLVVSALMNLFVGSASAKWAFMAPIFVPMMMMMGLSPETVQATYRVGDSITNIITPLMPYLPIIIVFAQKYDKKAGLGTLIAAMLPYSIAFGIAWTLLLVGWMLLGLPLGPGAELFYEAAANAAP, from the coding sequence ATGACCCAACCATCCACCTCCGGTGAGCTTCCCAAAGACGGCCGCATGTCGCGATGGCTCAAGCGCATTGCCGATATCGGAAACCGCCTGCCCGACCCGCTCACATTTTTCGTGTTGTTGGCCCTGGCAGTGGTCGCAGCTTCGATCGTGTTCGACGGCATCGCGGTCGACGTGGTCCAGCGCGACGGCTCGACGCAGACCAAAGCCGTCGAGAGTCTGTTGAGCGTCGACGGCATCCGCTGGATGCTCTTGAGCGCCATCGACAACTTCATCGGCTTTGCGCCCCTGGGTCCGGTCCTGGTGGTCATGTTGGGTATCGGCGTGGCCGAGCGCACCGGCTTTATCACCATCGGGCTGAGGATGCTCATCCAGTCGGTGCCCAAGAGCCTGATCACCTCGACGCTGGTCTTCGCCGGCGTGATGAGCTCGATGGCCGCCGACGCAGGCTACGTGGTGCTCGTGCCCCTGGGCGCGGTGCTCTTTGCGGGCCTGGGCAGACATCCTCTGGCCGGCCTGGCGGCGGCGTTCGCCGGCGTCTCGGGCGGCTTCTCGGCCAACCTGCTCATCACCGGCCTCGACCCGATGCTCGCCCGGCTGACCGACCAGGCCGCGCACACCATCGACCCGGCCTACAGCGTCACCGCCGTGTCCAACTACTACTTCATGGTCGTCTCGACGGTGCTGGTGACCGTGGTCGGCACCTGGGTGACCACCAAGATCGTCGAGCCGATGCTCGGCGACTGGTCGCCCAAAGAGGCCGGCGGCGAGGTCGACACCGACGCCAAAGAGCCCACCGCCAAGGAAAAGCGCGCGTTCATGGTCTCGATGGCCACCGGCGCCATCTTGGCCGGCGCGATGAGCCTGCTCATCGCCTTTCCCGAAGCCCCGCTCCGCGAAGCCGTCGGCCCCGACGAGCCGGGCGTGAACATGCTCGCGCCCTTCTTCGAGGCGATCGAGCTCTTGATCATGGTGCTCTTCTTGGTCCCCGCCATCGTCTACGGTGTGCTGACCAAAAAGATCAAAAACGACAAGGACGTCGCCGAGATGGCCGGCGAGGCGATGGGCGCCATGGGTGTCTACATCGCGCTGGCGTTCGTCGCCGGCCAGTTCGTCGCCTACTTCAACCACTCGAATCTGGGGGTCGTCACCGCCGTCAAAGGCGCGCAGTTCCTCGAGGCGATGAACTTCACGGGCATCCCGCTGCTGCTCTCGTTCCTCGTCGTCTCGGCGCTCATGAACCTGTTCGTGGGGAGCGCGTCGGCCAAGTGGGCGTTCATGGCGCCGATTTTCGTGCCGATGATGATGATGATGGGCCTCTCGCCGGAGACCGTGCAGGCGACCTACCGTGTGGGTGACTCGATCACCAACATCATCACCCCGCTGATGCCGTACCTGCCGATCATCATCGTCTTCGCTCAGAAATACGACAAGAAGGCGGGCCTGGGCACGCTCATCGCGGCGATGCTGCCCTACTCGATTGCCTTCGGCATCGCCTGGACGTTGCTGCTGGTCGGCTGGATGCTGCTCGGCTTGCCGCTCGGCCCGGGCGCCGAACTCTTCTACGAGGCCGCAGCGAACGCGGCGCCCTGA
- a CDS encoding response regulator, which translates to MTRDHSQSRGEANETRRAEHADSTVWFGQDNARREQVLCDLIGELPDLVLCVAPDGDGLLYANHTTLRVLGYDAPTLAQLNFVDLLADESVEEFEELREGALNGASVGPVELTLVDTDAKKLTVEAKLNCRFEGTEPAWLRVVLRDLRTDIPEMVVPDFEGEIEAEPTPRILVVEDDDLCARMLARLLERGGYETERAATGSQAIEMLEEGHYDAMTLDLMLPDRDGVDLLHQIRADEELAQLPVIIVSASADEARHRLTGDAANVADWLNKPFDAASLRNALTRAVDVGEGELPRVLHVEDDNAFCEEVRQTLAEFATIDRAATLADARRMLKDNEDYDLVLLDLTLPDGLGAELLPYLNRPRGRSVPVILVSATETVDALAAHVADTLNKSHATQRQILETIRAHLRK; encoded by the coding sequence ATGACAAGGGACCACTCTCAATCCCGGGGGGAAGCCAACGAGACCCGACGCGCCGAGCACGCCGACTCCACTGTCTGGTTCGGCCAAGACAATGCTCGACGCGAGCAGGTGCTGTGCGATCTCATCGGCGAACTCCCCGATCTCGTCTTGTGTGTAGCGCCCGACGGAGACGGGCTCCTCTACGCAAACCACACGACCCTGCGCGTACTCGGCTATGACGCCCCGACCCTCGCCCAGTTGAACTTTGTCGACCTGCTGGCCGACGAGTCGGTCGAGGAGTTCGAGGAGCTGCGTGAGGGAGCGCTCAACGGAGCTAGCGTCGGCCCTGTGGAGCTGACGCTGGTCGATACCGACGCCAAGAAGCTGACCGTCGAGGCCAAGCTCAACTGCCGCTTCGAGGGCACCGAGCCCGCCTGGCTTCGGGTGGTACTGCGCGACCTGCGCACCGATATTCCCGAGATGGTCGTGCCCGATTTCGAAGGGGAGATAGAGGCCGAGCCGACCCCTCGCATCCTGGTGGTCGAGGATGACGACTTGTGCGCGCGCATGCTCGCCCGTCTGCTCGAGCGCGGCGGCTATGAGACCGAACGGGCGGCCACCGGCTCTCAGGCCATCGAAATGCTCGAAGAGGGGCACTACGACGCGATGACGCTCGATTTGATGCTGCCCGACCGTGACGGCGTCGACCTTCTCCACCAAATCCGCGCCGACGAGGAGCTCGCCCAGTTGCCGGTGATCATTGTCTCGGCGTCTGCCGACGAGGCGCGCCACCGACTCACCGGCGACGCCGCCAACGTTGCGGACTGGCTCAACAAACCCTTCGACGCCGCCTCGCTTCGCAACGCGCTGACCCGCGCGGTCGACGTCGGCGAAGGCGAACTTCCACGGGTGCTGCACGTCGAAGACGACAACGCCTTCTGCGAAGAAGTCCGTCAAACGCTGGCCGAGTTCGCCACCATCGACCGCGCCGCGACGCTGGCCGACGCGCGACGCATGCTCAAGGACAACGAGGATTATGACCTGGTGCTGCTCGACCTGACGCTGCCCGACGGGCTCGGCGCCGAGCTGCTGCCTTACCTGAACCGTCCGCGCGGCCGCTCCGTGCCGGTCATCTTGGTCTCGGCCACCGAGACCGTCGACGCGCTGGCCGCCCACGTGGCCGACACGCTCAACAAGTCGCACGCCACCCAGCGCCAGATCTTGGAGACCATCCGCGCCCACCTGCGCAAGTAG
- a CDS encoding SDR family oxidoreductase — translation MNIFITAGNRGIGLEFVRQLLERGDHVTTTARNPGEADELQALADEHPDRLQVLELDVTDPETVAAAAEAVGERPIDLLINNAGRLSRGGSPDDFDFDQIEADFQVNTVGTLRVIEAMLPHVRRSEENPKIVNVTSKMGSISDNGSGGSYAYRMSKCALNMATRSLAADLADDGIVTFVMHPGWVQTRMGGPNALITTEKSVTNMLEVIDGAGPDDSGEFYEWNGNRVPW, via the coding sequence ATGAACATCTTCATCACCGCAGGAAACCGAGGCATCGGCCTCGAATTCGTCCGCCAACTGCTCGAGCGCGGCGACCACGTCACCACCACCGCGCGCAACCCCGGCGAAGCCGACGAACTCCAAGCACTCGCCGACGAGCACCCCGACCGCCTGCAAGTCCTCGAGCTCGACGTCACCGACCCCGAGACGGTCGCCGCTGCGGCCGAGGCGGTCGGTGAGCGTCCCATCGACCTGCTCATCAACAACGCCGGGCGCCTTTCGCGCGGCGGCAGCCCGGACGATTTCGACTTCGACCAGATCGAGGCCGACTTTCAGGTCAATACGGTGGGCACTCTGCGCGTGATCGAGGCGATGCTCCCGCACGTGCGCCGCAGCGAAGAGAACCCCAAAATCGTCAACGTGACATCGAAGATGGGCTCGATCAGCGACAACGGCAGCGGCGGATCCTACGCCTACCGCATGTCCAAGTGCGCGCTGAACATGGCGACGCGCTCATTGGCCGCCGACTTGGCCGACGACGGCATCGTCACCTTTGTGATGCATCCCGGATGGGTGCAAACCCGTATGGGCGGGCCGAACGCGCTGATCACCACCGAGAAGAGCGTGACCAATATGCTCGAGGTTATCGACGGAGCCGGCCCCGACGACAGCGGTGAATTCTACGAATGGAACGGCAACCGCGTTCCGTGGTGA
- a CDS encoding HEAT repeat domain-containing protein, giving the protein MSEYVLELWNVLWANPLYRGLMIAIVVEMALVAALIVWLWVQSGRQLHKEYAHKRFLDELEEPFYDALGDPDALRQWMQRAQDHPREFVRDFVADYLLQTRGRSHDTLVELYHEFGYAADDHQQARSMSERKRLEAMRRLYVVATEADREVLLEQADSDYLSRILAAQTLARVGQPEDIVAILKDLDLSTPMMEAPVHAVLEELSTEQLRYVFTRWQQFESGRVRRILLMVAAQQGLGEVLGALERAFKSDDMEVRIGACAAAASLPEESSLEWLIEALDDPAWQVRARAAKALGRRRETAAIEPLAEALKDRAFWVRQDAAMALREIGESGLERLGHVAEHSDDRYAAESAGQELQRYRLFLQTRGAPA; this is encoded by the coding sequence ATGTCTGAGTATGTTTTGGAGTTATGGAACGTTTTGTGGGCAAATCCGCTGTATCGGGGGTTGATGATCGCCATTGTTGTCGAGATGGCGCTGGTTGCAGCGCTGATCGTATGGCTGTGGGTGCAGTCGGGACGCCAGTTGCACAAGGAGTACGCCCACAAACGTTTCCTCGATGAGCTCGAAGAGCCCTTTTACGACGCGCTGGGGGACCCCGACGCGCTGCGTCAGTGGATGCAGCGCGCTCAGGACCACCCCCGCGAGTTCGTGCGCGATTTCGTCGCCGACTACCTGTTGCAGACGCGCGGGCGCTCGCACGACACCCTCGTCGAGCTGTACCACGAGTTCGGCTACGCCGCCGACGACCACCAGCAGGCGCGCTCGATGAGTGAGCGCAAGCGCCTCGAGGCGATGCGCCGGCTGTACGTGGTCGCCACCGAGGCCGACCGCGAGGTGCTCCTCGAGCAGGCCGACAGCGACTACCTGTCGCGCATCCTCGCCGCGCAGACCCTGGCGCGGGTGGGCCAACCCGAAGATATCGTGGCCATCCTCAAAGACCTCGATCTGAGCACGCCCATGATGGAGGCGCCGGTGCACGCGGTGCTCGAGGAGTTGTCGACCGAGCAGCTGCGCTACGTCTTTACCCGCTGGCAGCAATTCGAGTCGGGCCGGGTGCGGCGCATCTTGTTGATGGTCGCCGCCCAGCAGGGCCTGGGCGAGGTGCTGGGCGCGCTCGAGCGAGCCTTCAAGTCCGACGACATGGAGGTGCGCATCGGCGCGTGCGCCGCAGCGGCGAGCCTCCCCGAAGAATCGAGCCTCGAGTGGCTCATCGAGGCGCTCGACGACCCGGCCTGGCAGGTGCGTGCGCGCGCCGCCAAAGCCCTGGGGCGTCGGCGTGAGACCGCCGCGATCGAGCCGTTGGCCGAGGCGCTCAAAGACCGCGCCTTCTGGGTGCGCCAAGACGCGGCCATGGCCCTTCGCGAGATCGGCGAGTCCGGCCTCGAGCGGCTGGGTCACGTGGCCGAGCATTCCGACGACCGCTACGCCGCCGAGTCGGCCGGCCAAGAGCTACAGCGTTACCGATTGTTCCTCCAGACGCGAGGTGCTCCGGCATGA